The nucleotide sequence TTTCTGTATGGATCCAGAACTGGTACAGCAGGCTGATGGATTGCATGGTCATTACCAGCAGGGGATGAAAGCCAAGGAGTGGCATCCAGCACCAGAACAGGAAAGCGCCGGAGATGTTGCCCGTCCAAGTTTGGCGAAGGGCGGTGGCCAGGTTGTATTTGCGTGAAGAATGATGCACCACGTGCGATGCCCAGAAATAACGCACTTCGTGGCTGCAGCGGTGAAACCAATAATAACTGAGATCGTCTGCAAAGAAACACACCACCCACACCCACCATTGCGTACTGTCCAGTGTAAAAAGGCGGAAGCGGTACACGAAACTATAAACGGCGAAGATGATGGCTTTGGTGAAAAGGCCGATGATCACATTGCCCAGGCCCATAGAAATGCTGCTTACGGCATCGGGGGTTTCATAAAAATCCTTCTTCTGCACCGCGGTGAAGATCACTTCGGCGGTAATCAGCACCATGAAGCCCGGAATGGCGTAGTGGATCAGGTTGGCCGGCATGTGTAGCGTGGAATTTTTGCCGAATATAACAAAAAAAGAACAGGCATACGCGCGGGGACATTGACCGTCAAGTCCTGTTGCTGTATGCCTGTTCCGGTGCAGTAGCTCCCAGAGTGAGCGCCTGCATGGCGGCTGGTCATATACGTACCTGCCTGCCCTGGTTATATGTATGAAGAGACAGCGGGCATCAGTCCCATCGCCACTTTGGCGGGGGCTGTTGCGGCCGGAGATAAGCCGGACAGTTAGCCCTTTCTGTTTTCAAAAATACCTCCCGGGAGTGTAATGCCATTACAGTCCGGTATTGAATTATTTCTGGATGATAATTGATTTGTAACGCACGCTCG is from Chitinophaga parva and encodes:
- a CDS encoding sterol desaturase family protein; this encodes MPANLIHYAIPGFMVLITAEVIFTAVQKKDFYETPDAVSSISMGLGNVIIGLFTKAIIFAVYSFVYRFRLFTLDSTQWWVWVVCFFADDLSYYWFHRCSHEVRYFWASHVVHHSSRKYNLATALRQTWTGNISGAFLFWCWMPLLGFHPLLVMTMQSISLLYQFWIHTETIHKLPRPLEYVFNTPSHHRVHHGSDVDYLDKNHGGVLIIWDRVFGTFQPELYRPTYGITQNIHTYNPLRIATHEWAALWHDVRRAPTFSQKLRYLFSPPGWSHDGSKFTTRQLRDQLTQEATRPGNSTTPPHSGK